In Pseudorasbora parva isolate DD20220531a chromosome 9, ASM2467924v1, whole genome shotgun sequence, the sequence ACCAGTCAGTAATCAGTCGTGGGACCAAAAGTTTACATTAGAGCTAGACCGGGTAAAACTcgcagtacatgtttatttaaacACAATACATTCATAACACTCCTGCATCATGTTTCTATATGCTGTGGTAAATGTTTTTGTACTGTAGTCTCGTGAGCTGGAGATCTCGGTATATTGGAGAGATTGGCGGTCTCTTTGTGCAGTGAAATTCCTGCGACTGGAGGACTTCCTGGACAACCAGCGGCATGGAATGTGCCTTTACCTTGAGCCACAAGGGACTCTGTTTGCAGAGGTACCTTTACAATACTGTCTCTCAGCAATCAATACTTTCTCACAAAGAGCCCTCTGATTAGCAGGCTGAATCTCTGTGAGAAAGTCAGAGGAATTCCTCACGCTCGGTGGCCCCTGAAACCCCTGAGCAGGTTTTCCCACCTTTGCTTCTCTAAAGAAACTGAGCCTAATAGATCTGAAGTGGAATTTTATTAGTTTTCAGAGCTTGATCTGAAAGCCATTTTTGTTAcaggttactttttttaatCCAGTCATTGAGCGAAGAACCAGACTCCAAAGGCAAAAGAAGATCTTTTCAAAGCAACAAGGTGAGCCCATCTCCTCTACAGAGTAGAGTATTGTGAGGTTTTTGTAATTGGACAGTTCCTCTGTCCCTTTAGGCtgtgtccaccaaagtgttTTTAGCCAACTGTGGGCACTATTTTTCACTTGAGACACTTTGCTTGctatcataaaaaatatatgcGGAAATGTTACTAGTATCTCATTTTACAGATAAGTGTaaacaatgtaaagtattttctctggctcttgttttaagTGATTTTTGTTCTGTTATTATGCTGCTTGATGTCATCTATTGCCGTTGCACAAGTAGGATGTAGCAATTGGTTGGTGTGGTATTTGTcctgcccctcctccactgtgattggatggTTGGATAAAAAGTAACAGTGAGAGCTGTGTTTTACCCAAAGCTGAACATTCTTCAACCCTCGGCAGCCACAGTGTAAAATAGATGCTCAGTGTCTTGTTGCATTGCtgccatttaaaaaatgcagcGCTACAATTGTAAACATTTGGAAAAATATGCTAACCTTGGGAAAAAATGCTTTGGTGAATAtggtcttaaaggggtcatttAGGGTTTCTTTCaccaaaaacattttgaaaaatagtTTTGTAGGACTTTTCGCCAGATTTACAGAATTAAATTGTggcgctttttttttttggtagtacacatttaaaaattctATTTGAACACCTGATTGTATGTATAGAATAAATACcaattttctttattatttgaTTGAGCAATAATACACTATATTAGCCAAAGTAATTGAATTCAGTTGTACCAATCACTTCCATGTACCACtgatgtataaaatcaagcacctaggcatgcagatgcttctacaaacatttgtgaacgAATGGGTCGCTCtaaggagctcagtgaattcaatcACAGTaccatgataggttgccacctgtgcaataagtccttGACCCCAAAGggtttaatatttcagtatACCAAGACATATCGGACAATTTCACTCTCCCAACaatgtccataaagacatgaatgagtttggtgtggaggaacatGACTGGCCTGCACCTGTAAAATTgacctgacctcaacccaatgggatgaattagagtggtGTCTGCGAGTCAGGCCTtctcagtgcctgacctcacaaatgtgtttCTAGAAGAATAttaaaaaattcccataaactcactcctaaaccttgtggaaagctttCCCAGAAGAATTGAAGCTGTTGTAGCTGCAGAGGGTTGGCCatctccatattaaaccctatggattaagaatgggatcattgaagttcatgtgcatgtagaGGCAGGCGTTCAAAACTTTTGGCAGTATTATTGTATAATATTACAACTGGATGCCACTTACTGAAATCATGAATTGATGGggtaaatataaaaatttatttaaacctaaataactCATGGGCCAATTATAAACGCAGTGCCTTTTCATAATGCAGGCACATTGCTTGTAATAAAGCGAAACAGTGATTTATTCCCATGTGTCAACAGACCTGGGCTTCAATCCCAAATCTGCACCTGCACCTTCTAACAGTTTTCCATTGTGAAGCACCAGTAATGTTATTGTCATTGTTTCTTCTTGTTTACATTACCATGATCTCTAAGAAAATTGGTTTATAGGGGTCTGATGAATGTTTTTCTTCTCGTCTCCCATGTCTGTAGAGAGAACGTTTCTGCGGGCCCCTCAGATGAGTATCGGTACATGGGGCCGGTTGGTGAGGAGGGCCATTCCCTCTCCCAATAACTCATTTAGTCCTCAAGTGGCAGAGCTGGCAGCTGAGACTGGACATAGCAGTCACCCAGGAACCCCTGCTCTGAGAAGGTTTGAACATAAAATACACACTTACACTGATAAACAACTCACTTTTGTCAAGAAAGTCCTTCTatgtttctgtgtgtttttatCTGCCCTCTCCAGTGACCCAATAGTGGCAAAACTGGACTTTGACAAAGACGCTACACCAAAGCAATACTGTCCTGTTAGTATAAGAGAAGTCTTGTCTGAGAACCAGATCCCCAACAAAGAACGCGGACAGGTAACATCACACATATCATGTGGTTGTTGTAGAGATAAGCCACCCAGGCATCTGGCATCAATGCCATCTGTTTCCTTAAAAGCACAGTTTAAGACTCTGAGGATAAAGATCTGAAGCAGATGTGTAATTCATGTTCAGTCTCTCATCTGCCCCCTTGCATTTGAAAGGAATAGGAAATGCCTTCACCGTTACTTTTATTAACATAAAGATAACAGCTATCCAGTCTCATCTTGTATAAACATTGGCAGCTGAAAGGATTTCTTTCTTTTACAGGATGCTTTGACCGCATTTGACTACCGAAATGACAGGAATAGCATCATTGTTCAGTCTGACCTTGAGGAAGTTGTCCAACGTGAGACTCAACCGTCAGCATTACAGCTCATTACTGTCCAAAAGAACACAGAAATAAGGTGATCTGCTTATACGTTTTCTTGTATATAGAAACATATACATCTTGTATATCTTGTAACATATATACACTTAACTGAaggtcttttgttgttttagggaagaagaagaggaggaacAGTTTCATTTCAGTCTTAAAGACTTTAAATGTGTTGCCGTGTTAGGACGGGGCCATTTTGGAAAGGTACAAGGCTAAGGCTGTTCATGCTTAAAAAATTGCTTTATTATTTAGTGGTGATTGCCAAGGCAGTATAACTATTGGATATTTATTATAGTTTGGCTATTTTTGTGCATGTTCATTTCCTCTGTTTTTCACATTTCCTTTGTGAATGTCTACACTGTTAAATGTAAAAAGCAAATCTATatgaataaaagtaaaaatatttatttatttaatatggaCAATTTATCGGTTCTTGTCCATAACACGAAAATAATCATCAGCTTGTCGCCATCTGGCTGAATTTTAATATTGGTACATCCCATCATTGTTTGCTGTTAACCTTTTACTAAGTGATCAGTTTTTCCTAGGATGACCGATTATAATCACCCAGAATCCCCTTTTGACATTTTGCAaaaatttaaaacatattttggtGCCCTGGCAAATACCCAAAATAGTGGCAGTGCAAAGGCAAACATTATTCACGGATAATTGTAAAAAATCTAGTTGTCATTTCATCTGTATCACTTTTCCCTCAGGTCTTACTAGCAGAATACAGTATTACAGGTGAAATGTTTGCCATCAAGGCCCTTAAGAAAGGAGATATTGTAGCCCGTGATGAGGTTGAAAGGTAAAATCTTCCCCTCTGTTTTATCTATCATCATTTGTGAGCAACACCGATCAACTACTAGCTTATTTGATCCTGTCTCATTTTCTATTTTCTCAGTTTGATGTGTGAGAAGAGGATATTTGAGACTGTGAACAGTGTGCGGCACCCGTTCCTGGTCAATCTTTTTGCGTGTTTCCAGACCAAGGATcatgtgtgttttgtgatggaGTATGCGGCAGGAGGAGACCTCATGATGCATATCCATGCCGATGTGTTTTCAGAGCCGCGGGCCACGTAAGTgacataaaaatctttttttttttcttcagttttttttgatgatgatgattgtaATCAAGCCTTTATCAGCTCTACATCTCCTGTTCTTGATTATTGCAGGTTTTATGCAGCTTGTGTTGTCCTGGGGTTGCAGTTTTTACATGAGCACAAGATTGTATACAGGTATGTGAAAAATTTGGTGGTGCTCTGTTCTCAAGCCCCGATATACTTCAATAATATTGAAGAAAAAATtggttagcctggatgccagccgaacttagccccgcccacaatttttttaagccgggcggttcggtctggcctcgatccatagaggagtaattatctccgaacagaaactgttcggaccaatgaaatcatcacggcgggctttagacgatgatggacagatgataaatgcacgtcatcaaaggggctataggattatatttgtttgaatcctaaacggagagcttgtttgcatatgcattcaccttcacaatttctctcaaaaatgatcatcatgttgggtaagtactctgtgtatcattaaattattttatttttttacaacaccggcgaAGATCGTTTGttccagcgcacgtgcagacagtgttgccaagtttttacaacaaaacccgccaactactagccctaaataatagtttctcggggggttctctgtaaaaaaaaatggtgttttgggggtaaaatgtgtgttattttggcaagggtgcctgctaaaattcgcactcatgggtcatATAGACATAtaatcacataatagtcgcttcaaccctcggacatagaaaacaacccgcgggaaaaaacgcagacttggcaacacagtgcagttgagctctgttgacatttgacaatgcgtcgcttcgttgctctgattggttgtaggtctatccaattgatgtctttcctggttcggttgaaacacgccccataatcacagcccaatggagcagtttcagactcatattctgactagaattgagtatgaccacgtcaggctacaaaTTGGTGTGACGGTTTAAACAAAATCAGGTCAAAATTAAGATCATTTGGAGTttgttttttgcagtttgaaacataacttcctctaaaAGTTCAATCCGGCTGGTAAACATCTTCAAGCTACCATTTGTTTGTGGGATTACGTAATGTGTAGGTGTGCGCGGAGGCTCCACCTTCTGGAAATATTGTCTGGTTAATTTTTCCTGTTCAGTCCGTTGAGGTCTGACGTTGGcaagtaaaaatataaacatgctGGAGAGCTACTTTATAGTAAAAATTGAAGTTGTAATTTTAATTGAAGAGACGAACACAGAAGGCTGCATCCTACGAAGGCTGGATATCTTTACTGCCACGTCATCAAACGACGCTCAAGGCCATCGCAATTTGAAGGATCCTTGGAAGGCAGCCTTCATTTCATGTCTTTCAGTCTGCCTGTTTTGAAGGATGCATCAGATGTATCCTTCGCAGACttaaatcacccacaatcctttgcACATCACTAACACTAAACTGCTAATAATGTATGCCACTGGGAGAACGCAGACGGCTGCCATTCACTGAATTCCATTGGCAGAAAGACAATAAAGAGTATTTTTCcaaatttaagtttaaatagtatttttcGTGCTGTGACAGTGGGGGGCGAGAACGTGTGATGTACATTTACTAGACTTTCTCATTCTAGCATTTAATTGCTGAGGAGGACACTAGCCTACAAGGCTCTGAAGGACTGGACTAGGAAGGACGCAGCCTCTAGTACGCAGCCCTCCATTTGAGAAACACCCATTGACACTgtttaatactgtaaagctAATGCTTTAAAGCAGTCTTCTGTATAAAGAGCTATATAAACAAACGTGATGTGAAACATCCACATTGCTATGATCAGATTATTTACATATTCTAAACATATCTGAACGCCACTCTCATCAGTATGGCAGTGTCAGGATGTTCGCTAACATTATACCGCTGGTCATGTattgggtcctgcacactgtgcgttttttcaaaatcctttgcgactgtcccttgtcagactgtacgaacatgatcgccatgtcacactgtaagatctcagttggcattaatgtcagactgcacgatagtgaatgCGCGATAAAAAcgcacaagaaaactcgtccaGAGTTTTATATCTTCAATGAATGACgcattcagtgacagtgagctgcattacatgcgggcctgaaatgctggctacaaagatatctctagcactcgttttggtcatagtttgtcttgaaaaacggagatatttgactgtcatcGTAGAAGTCatactgcaggattgtgtgccaaatcttctgacactgccagaattttgactgaggtaaaatttgatcgcagcgctcattaatcggctgccggtgaacatgtcaaactaacgaccaaagacgtcagattttagcctaggatcagaggattCTTTTAGGATTTgttaaatttgtctcagacggccaaatcgggGCCAAACTCGCAGAGTGTGCACCTGGCTTAAGTTAAACTTCTTTTTACATCTAAGTGAAGTACAAAAAAAACCTTCACAGTAAATATATCGGGGCTTACAACTATTCAACTTATGAcacaaatgttttgtttttcatgtaaATAATTGGAGGATTAATGTATTCTTCAGAGATCTGAAGTTGGACAACTTACTGCTTGACACAGAGGGATTTGTCAAGATTGCTGACTTTGGTCTTTGCAAAGAAGGTAAGGGTATGTTTGTTGCTGTGTTGCCCTCTGTACAAGCACCAGATGAACATGTTCTACCTTTTTCTGTTTTAGGAATGGGCTACCAGGacagaacgagcactttctgtGGCACTCCAGAATTTCTGGCTCCTGAGGTGTTAACCGAAACATCCTACACACGTGCAGTGGACTGGTGGGGGCTCGGCGTGCTCATTTTTGAGATGCTTGTCGGAGAGGTCAGAGCTCACTCACTTTATCTCTCCAAGTAGgctattgtttaaaaaataggggtctacaacttttttttttaaagtctcatCAAGGCTACAGTTAATTGTTTAAaagaaacagtaatattgtgaagtattacaatttaaaagaactgttttatagtttaatatattttaaaatctaatttattcctgtaatagtaaagctgaattttcagcatcattactccagtcttctagCCTAATgtcgtcatactcaattctagtcagaataacAGAGTCTgttactgctccattgggctgtaattatggggggatagatcaattggatagacctacaaccaatcagagcaacggagcgacgaaTAATGTTagctgtcaaatgtcaacagaactcaactgcactctGGCAAGTCTGCGGTTTCCCTGCGGGTcatttccatgtccgcgggttgaagcaacctcaattatgtgatgtatagacccaggaatgtgaatttgagcaggcaaccttgccaaaataacacacattttaccccccaaacggcatttttttccagagaaccCCCAACCCAaaagtagttggcgggttttgttgtaaaaacttggcaaccctgtctgcacagaCGCTGGAATAAGTAACGCTAGAAAAATAAGATGTGTAaatgatctttgccggtgttgtaaaaaaataatttaaggatacacagagtacttaccaacatgttCATCAATTATTGGataaatagtgaaggtgaatgcatatacgaacgaattcaacccaagcccctttggaTGGTTACgtttctgttcatcatctgtccatcatcgtctaaagcccgacccgacaatttcattggtctgaacactttctgttcgggcattactcctctatggatcaagtccagaccgaactgcctgagctcaaatgttgtgggcggggatGAGTtaggctggcatccaggctaccagagttcagtgtcatatgatcctttagaaatcattctaatatgctgatttggtactCAAAACCAGTTGTTAtttttatcagtgttgaaaaacTGTAAACTGTGCTATAAAATCTTTTATACAGATTATATATAACACTGTACGtctctttactgtcacttttgagaTTGTTTTATTCCTGCATAAAAGTATACAAATCtaatcttaccgaccccaaacctttgaacatTAGTGTGACTCATAACCATCATTCTGCTCAAGACGTAGGACATTGTGACGTTAATTATCGCATATAAAAACAGACTAGACTAGATCATAATCATATACATGTTCACACTCTAGCAAATGTGTGAAATGTTTGACAGTGACATTAATATCAATAATAGATCATTTTTTTTAGTTCAAAAGTAGCCAAGCATTTTTTTAGCCATTCTGTGTGACTAAGTGGATTTCTGCTTCCATAGTCTCCTTTTCCTGGTGATGATGAAGAAGAGGTGTTTGACAGCATTGTAAATGACGAGGTTCGCTACCCAAGATTCCTCTCAACTGAGGCCATCTCCATTATGAGAAGGGTTGGTACCAAGAGCAGATTTACCAAGTGTAGATACATTTTTTAGAAGAATCAAGATCGTTACAAATGTTTTAACTTTGCACACAGTTATTAAGAAGGAATCCAGAGCGACGACTTGGAGCTGGTGAACGCGACGCACAGGATGTGAAGAAACATCTGTTCTTCAGGGTACCACCCGGCTGCATATATTGAATCTTtaccaaagattttttttacttctCTCTCGCTCTGAATATAAACATTATTTGTACCTTATTTTTTCCAGAATATCGACTGGGACGGACTATTAGCAAAGAAAGTGAAGCCGCCTTTTGTACCGACAATCCAATGTTCCAGTGACGTTAGTAACTTTGATGATGAATTTACCTCAGAGGCTCCGGTGCTGACACCGCCCAGAGAACCCCGGCACTTAAACCAGGATGAGCAGGACCTGTTTGTAGACTTTGACTATATTGCAGACTGGTGTTAGCCATGTGTTGGCATCCCTCCctctacacagacacacacagatgcaGATAATGTGAATCAGACCATTTGTAGATATTGCTATTTtgttttcagtgttatttttgGAATACCGCAACCCATTTCATCAGAAATGATTGGACCTAAGCACTGATTGAGAAAAACATGAATTGACCTGTATAGTTTTCAACTATGCTGACAATTAACCACAGCTCATGCCGAGAACCCTGTGATCAGGTGCCTTACTGGCTCCCCCTAGTGTTGTGGAAATTAGTAGGCCACATCCACATTCATCTTGCCCACAGAATTTCATCAGTTCTGCTGAAAATGATGAGCcttgattttgatatttttgtatttaaagcATATAATGTGACTGGTTAAAAAGGCTGTCAAATGCcaatgttaattattttaaagcCATAGAGCGAGATAATAGGTATATGATGCATTGTACCTCATCCAATGAATGTACAATTTGCCCCCATTACCAAAACATCTAGCTGTTTTTATGCAATGAGTCTATACTCTTCCTTACAGTACACCTTACAGTACAGTATTAATGCATTATGATCCTAGTTACAATCAAAACCGCAAATGTTAACTACCATAATTACAACtctagctatatatatatatacacatcatTTTGCTCTGAAACAGGAAATGTATCTTCTTTTATTcattaagttattttttctgtcaaaTTTCAGTGATTTTCTTTAACCAGACTTAAGCTGTCAGTGGATTTACACTACTGTTCAGAAGTGTGGGGGTcagttataatatatatagctctgaagactggagtaatggtttctgaaaattcagctttgccattacatgaataaaatatatattcaaatagaattttgtagcaatatttcaaaatatcagttttactgcatttctttaaatagttttcacaaaaaaaacaaaatcttacaGACCACAAACTTCTGAATGGCAGTGTTTGCACGTGTGTATGTGCATGTGATAGGCAATCACATTACCTCAATTGTTGAGTTAGCACTAGTTGTTCCCTACTGAAATTCTTCCATTTCGTAGGCTTTTGTTCACAGAAAACTCATAAATGATGGACATGAGTCATGACAGACTGGAATCCGTGCTAGACACCAAATATCAACATGAATATACTAAAAACTCTAGATGTTCAAACATGCGCCTGAAGCTTcatgtgtgtaataagcaatCCAAATGGAGGGGTAGATACTAGTTTGAAGTTGGTGTGTTATATAGGCCACACTACATGAACACTATCAAGCTGGAAGCACTAATTTTTGTGTAAAATATCCGTTTAATCTATATTGTGGGAAACAATGTACTGTACAAATGTTTTCAACCCACTAATTGTATGACTAAGCATGATGCAAAAGAAATGTTTCAATGGTACAGTTGTGAAGTTTGACTTGACAATGGTGTAAATAACAGGTTTTGCTAAAACTGTCAGCCATCACAAAtgcaaaaattaaatgtttattatgtACTGTACGTTGTGAGCCTCTTTCTGAAAGAGTTGGAGACCTAATGAGGTTGTAAATGATTTGTTGCTTCAAAAAGAATTCTCTTGTATTTCATGAAAACTTTTATAATAACTGAACTGTGAGTACAGAAACACACAAACGGAAACTTCCACTTCATACCGTTCCCCTCAGGTAATAAAAAAAGAGGGTAATAAAACCATTTGTGAGCTACACACGTTCAAATCTCAAGGTATTTGTAAACCTGATTTTGGGATGTTCACCATGCTTTTCTGAAAAGCATTCATTATTTAAGTTACTAAATATAATGCAAACAAGCTAACAAAATAATTTCCTACAAAAGAAAATGTTACAGTAAGAAATATGCCTAGTTGGAACCGCCAATCAAATTCCCACTTGGGCATATGTACaatttatatacacacaaatgAAAGTACAGCCTGTAATCTGTGTTTAATCTTGGAATGTGTCTTCTGCACTTTGCCGAATCCCTGCCGTCGTCTTTTCAAAAGGCTTGTGCCTTCACAGCAAATTTCAAAGAGAAAAGGGCAAAAATTCTGAAAGTACAAAGAGCGGTGAGCGTGGGGCACATGGGTGTTCACAGCTGAGGCAGTTTATCCACAGGTGTGTCGAATTTGAAGTCAGGAGGAAAGAGATCGGCAGCGCGGGGGTAAATGAGACGGTAGGACTGACGGATGGTGACGTCTGCCACTCCAGCAATGTCTCCAATCTCTGCAAGAGAGAAGAATAACTTCatatatattaattaacatACTAACACATGTGGATGGTTTTCTCTTACCTTTCTGTGTCTTCTTCTCAGCAGACGCTTGCGAGGCCATATAGATGGCAGCGGCTGCCACTGAGATTGGGCTGCGCCCTGGAACCAAGTCCAGTTCCACGGCCTTCCTGGCGATGTAAGTGGCTGCCATTTGCACCTGTTTGGGCAAGCCCAAATTGGAGCAGAAACGTGACATGAAGTCGCCGGTTGTAATGAGGTCCACGCTTGTCTCAAGAGCCTTCAGGATAAGCTTGAAGCAACGGCCAATCTCCTTCTTCGAGATCCGAGACACGGCACAGATTTCTGGGGTGGAGGGagattaaaaattaataaacaaattTGTATTATAAGACCTGTTTAATACTAGCATAAGTTATTAGAATAATCCTAAAGTTAAAGGGTCATATTCCTATGATCCAACTACATCGATCTGTGCTCGGCAAGTTGGCCTTCTGGAGTCTGGACAACATATATCGATCTAATATCGTTTTAAAAGGTAATTAATCGATTATATCGATAATAGGAAATAACGCATTTGATTTAAGCATGTCAGACTTTACATGGATGTTTTTGCTTAGCACTTTTAATAATAAAGGCGTTAAACGTTACTCAGTCTGCCTATATGTGACGTCAGCCACACGCGCCAGCAGCAgtgcaaagaaaacaaaacagcacggacaggatttgtcatgacagcgGATGATAGAGGAAAAGCCAACGAGCGAGAAATTATCAAGCCACCATTGTGGTCCAGTGTGTGAAAACACTTTGGCTTTAGTAAAGACGGAGATGTTCTAAATAAGTCGCTCGCTGTTTGTAGTAGTGGCAGGTTCAGCCGCTGCTCATTCAACCTGAACAGATGTTGGTTGCActttttgatattaatattataatattttcattttgaaaaacaagcagaagtagcagtagtagtatgttggttgcacttactgtacttttattgaaaatgagaacagaaaaggttaacttcctgttaattcaacctaaactgttggttgcactttattcaaataaaatgtgaacacatttgccattacttgtttgtttatatCCATTGATACCTGGTTCCCTTAAAAGTAACAACAGGAATCAAGGAAACTTCACCTGCACGTATTTATTTCAGTCagactgatttaaatttttggttaaaaagttactgaatcgatttcaattcactgaatcgtttcggatcatatcgttctcAATGAACCAATACCGACCTTGAATCTTATCGActacctcaaatcgtgatacgaatcgttacacccctaatatatatagatatacattctttttttttcttttttttttag encodes:
- the pkn2a gene encoding serine/threonine-protein kinase N2; this encodes MAADPMQAHMVSEQLGLGHNLDLSDTMVQQKLDEIKEQIKREIRKELKIKEGVENLRKVTTEKKRLAYVDNMLKKSNKKLEELHQELQELNAHIVVKDPEDLLLECPLTVDSPKSEARTCTSSSRLAALKKQNDIELKVKQGAENMIQMYSNGSSKDRKLLATAQQVLQDSKTKIEFIRMQILKASQTSELSFDNNDVIAKTIISPLDLRVEELCHHTRIEYAVAEGAKNVMKLLGSGKLAEKRAHSEAQARFNESNQKLDLLKYSLEQRLNELPKNHPKNSLIMEELSLMSSPALSPRQSFISTQNHNSTVKNQYSTKPAALTGKLEVRLMGCQDLLDNVPGRSKATSVPLPGWSPSETRSSFMSRGNRRGTSVRNLSKNDDLSNEISAVLKLDNTVVGQTSWKPVSNQSWDQKFTLELDRSRELEISVYWRDWRSLCAVKFLRLEDFLDNQRHGMCLYLEPQGTLFAEVTFFNPVIERRTRLQRQKKIFSKQQERTFLRAPQMSIGTWGRLVRRAIPSPNNSFSPQVAELAAETGHSSHPGTPALRSDPIVAKLDFDKDATPKQYCPVSIREVLSENQIPNKERGQDALTAFDYRNDRNSIIVQSDLEEVVQRETQPSALQLITVQKNTEIREEEEEEQFHFSLKDFKCVAVLGRGHFGKVLLAEYSITGEMFAIKALKKGDIVARDEVESLMCEKRIFETVNSVRHPFLVNLFACFQTKDHVCFVMEYAAGGDLMMHIHADVFSEPRATFYAACVVLGLQFLHEHKIVYRDLKLDNLLLDTEGFVKIADFGLCKEGMGYQDRTSTFCGTPEFLAPEVLTETSYTRAVDWWGLGVLIFEMLVGESPFPGDDEEEVFDSIVNDEVRYPRFLSTEAISIMRRLLRRNPERRLGAGERDAQDVKKHLFFRNIDWDGLLAKKVKPPFVPTIQCSSDVSNFDDEFTSEAPVLTPPREPRHLNQDEQDLFVDFDYIADWC